A genome region from Gigantopelta aegis isolate Gae_Host chromosome 3, Gae_host_genome, whole genome shotgun sequence includes the following:
- the LOC121369237 gene encoding uncharacterized protein LOC121369237 → MPSFSIYLVCFCFLLDLSLSLREKNIKCASPPECRDGCTDGYRGPYCNRRCPRKCLKCHRYTGDCSSNCHDGHFGRRCSTRCYFCNKCDMYGNCLSEDDTEEATSFTTANSVTSRVTIRTRRLKASRNYADFPDES, encoded by the exons ATGCCTTCTTTCAGCATATATTTAGTATGCTTTTGTTTTCTACTGGATTTGTCTCTGTCCTTGAGAGAAAAGAATATCAAATGCGCCTCTCCCCCAGAGTGTCGAGATGGATGCACGGATGGATACAGAGGACCTTACTGCAACAGACGGTGTCcaagaaaatgtttaaaatgtcaccGTTACACAGGAGATTGTTCGAGTAATTGCCACGATGGACATTTCGGCAGGCGTTGTAGTACGCGGTGTTATTTCTGTAACAAGTGTGACATGTACGGCAACTGTCTGTCGGAGGATGACACAGAAGAAGCTACGTCCTTCACGACAGCCAACTCAGTTACTTCGAGGGTCACCATTAGAACCAGGCGTTTGAAGGCCTCGCGTAACTATGCGG ATTTCCCTGATGAATCCTGA